The following are encoded together in the Culex pipiens pallens isolate TS chromosome 1, TS_CPP_V2, whole genome shotgun sequence genome:
- the LOC120426471 gene encoding tether containing UBX domain for GLUT4, protein MATTSRTVTVLTINGRRQNVKVEPNTTVLEILEQVCAKHNFNAAEYDLKHHNKVMDLSAMFRFSGLPNNALLEMTEAKKIRTEADVQLAVQLEDGSRLDGTFKPSSSLLDVLKAVCADKANSESNPVMIYMRKEVQWEAMDKTTLKSLGLIGGRAIIRLLQRKPEELRVQANVSAPLPQKERPEEKEELPYVRRPQQVAQTKEEVKPMEVDLAPPNSPTAFKKQKQDSDCPQPGPSTVKPKQLPEPDLEPPPVPIIHILGDRDAVLFHVESAEQRSFELPDSFFDVTVADVRRMYADLRNKVKDLDEAPLMTTELRQLEDSKRVLNDLARFRVTAIRVQFPDRHVLQGIFKLHETVADVRSFVASFLQDSTLDFHLFTTPPKQILGPESTLVEAKCVPQALLHFGLPEDAPKQDKFLQPALYEQQLSNAAGAAVVVARSRGQVEPAAAAVVDGATSANSEQEQVASGESGSGMNNRLPNANFRPSSVQQQGGEVKLPKWFKPLGK, encoded by the exons ATGGCCACCACTTCCCGCACGGTCACCGTACTGACAATCAACGGCCGGCGCCAGAACGTCAAGGTGGAACCGAACACGACGGTGCTGGAG ATTCTGGAGCAGGTTTGCGCCAAGCACAACTTTAACGCCGCCGAGTATGATCTCAAGCACCACAACAAGGTGATGGACCTGTCGGCGATGTTCCGGTTCAGCGGGCTGCCGAACAATGCGCTGTTGGAGATGACCGAGGCGAAAAAGATCCGGACGGAGGCGGATGTCCAGCTGGCGGTTCAGCTAGAGGATGGAAGCAGGTTGGATGGAACGTTTAAACCTTCTTCTTCGCTGCTGGACGTGCTGAAGGCGGTTTGTGCTGACAAGGCCAATTCGGAATCGAACCCGGTGATGATCTACATGCGGAAGGAGGTCCAGTGGGAAGCGATGGACAAGACCACGCTGAAGAGTTTGGGACTGATTGGGGGAAGAGCGATTATAAGATTGCTGCAGCGAAAACCGGAAGAGCTGCGAGTTCAGGCAAATGTGTCCGCTCCGTTGCCTCAAAAGGAACGGCCGGAGGAAAAAGAAGAACTTCCGTACGTACGACGTCCGCAGCAGGTCGCACAGACAAAGGAAGAAGTCAAGCCGATGGAAGTTGACCTGGCACCGCCCAATTCACCAACAgccttcaaaaagcaaaaacaagatTCCGACTGTCCACAACCGGGTCCTTCCACCGTAAAACCAAAGCAACTGCCGGAACCCGATCTGGAACCACCCCCCGTGCCCATCATCCACATCCTTGGCGACCGCGACGCCGTCCTGTTCCACGTAGAGAGCGCCGAACAGCGCAGCTTCGAACTGCCCGACTCGTTCTTTGACGTGACCGTCGCGGACGTCCGCCGGATGTACGCTGACTTGCGCAACAAAGTCAAAGATCTGGACGAGGCACCGCTAATGACGACGGAACTGCGCCAGCTCGAAGACAGCAAACGCGTACTGAACGATCTGGCCCGCTTTCGGGTCACGGCGATCCGCGTCCAGTTTCCCGATCGTCACGTGCTACAGGGCATCTTTAAGTTGCACGAAACCGTCGCTGATGTGCGGTCATTTGTGGCCAGTTTTCTCCAAGATTCCACGCTTGATTTCCACCTAT TCACAACCCCGCCGAAGCAGATCCTCGGCCCGGAATCTACGCTGGTCGAAGCGAAGTGCGTCCCGCAAGCGCTGCTCCACTTCGGCCTGCCGGAAGACGCCCCCAAGCAGGATAAATTCCTCCAACCCGCGCTGTACGAGCAGCAGCTCTCGAACGCAGCCGGAGCAGCCGTCGTGGTGGCACGATCCCGTGGCCAGGTGGAACCGGCGGCAGCTGCCGTGGTTGACGGAGCTACGTCGGCTAACAGTGAGCAAGAACAGGTGGCGAGTGGTGAAAGCGGCAGTGGCATGAACAATCGGCTGCCAAATGCCAACTTTAGACCGTCCTCGGTGCAGCAGCAGGGTGGCGAGGTGAAACTGCCAAAGTGGTTTAAACCGTTGGGAAAATAA
- the LOC120426470 gene encoding BTB/POZ domain-containing protein KCTD5 produces the protein MATVNLNGQYRDGGGGAASGSGGSCSSSSQYPIQGKKDQWIKLNVGGTCFLTTKTTLSRDPNSFLSRLIQEDSDLISDRDETGAYLIDRDPRYFAPVLNYLRHGKLVLDGFSEEGILEEAEFYNVTHLIGLLKDSIARREQRPAADKKRVYRVLQCQENELTQMVSTMSDGWRFEQLINIGTSYNYGAEENAEFLCVVSKECANTLIGRENESNDRAKVLQQKGSRM, from the exons ATGGCCACGGTCAACCTGAACGGGCAGTATCGCGACGGTGGCGGCGGTGCAGCGTCCGGTTCCGGCGGTTCCTGTTCCTCCTCGTCGCAGTATCCGATCCAGGGCAAAAAGGACCAGTGGATCAAGCTGAACGTTGGCGGCACCTGCTTCCTCACGACCAAGACGACACTCTCCCGGGACCCGAACTCGTTCCTGTCGCGGCTCATCCAGGAGGACAGCGATCTCATCTCGGATCGG GACGAGACGGGCGCGTACCTGATCGACCGCGACCCGCGCTACTTTGCGCCGGTGCTAAACTACCTGCGCCACGGCAAGCTCGTGCTGGACGGATTCTCCGAGGAGGGAATCCTAGAGGAGGCTGAATTCTACAACGTGACGCACCTGATCGGGTTGCTCAAGGACAGCATCGCGCGGCGGGAGCAACGACCGGCGGCGGACAAGAAGCGCGTGTACCGCGTCCTGCAGTGCCAGGAGAACGAACTCACACAG ATGGTTTCGACAATGTCGGATGGGTGGCGCTTCGAGCAATTAATTAACATTGGCACGTCGTACAATTACGGTGCGGAGGAGAACGCCGAGTTTCTGTGCGTGGTCTCGAAAGAGTGTGCCAACACGCTGATTGGCCGCGAGAACGAGTCCAACGATCGGGCCAAGGTTCTGCAGCAGAAGGGTTCCCGCATGTAA
- the LOC120426469 gene encoding replication protein A 32 kDa subunit-like — protein MNFSTGSGAFNPRSARGANDEHKSEGVLPVMLRHIQESPEEGIELFGYQYATVTFVAIVRQIVQTPTKVTYRMEDHTAQLDAHRWIDEEHPDQNDIPVVRINSYARVVGSVRNEGKGSDRVKAVMIFKISQVDSPNEITTHLLEVLNARYKGEEYAKKAGISGIGGSREEIAEANSMGLSRAQMVVYKAIKHHISDIGISREELQAKFPHISPTEMTRIIDEMIQEGLVYTSADVDHFLCVT, from the exons ATGAACTTTAGCA CCGGTTCCGGCGCGTTCAACCCGCGCTCGGCACGTGGCGCCAACGACGAGCACAAATCGGAGGGCGTGCTTCCGGTGATGCTGCGTCACATCCAGGAGTCGCCTGAGGAGGGCATCGAGCTGTTCGGCTACCAGTACGCAACGGTGACGTTCGTAGCAATAGTCCGGCAAATCGTCCAAACCCCGACGAAGGTCACGTACCGGATGGAGGACCACACTGCCCAGCTCGATGCGCATCGCTGGATTGATGAAGAGCATCCGGACCAGAACGACATTCCGGTGGTCCGTATCAACAGTTACGCGCGGGTGGTTGGCTCCGTGCGCAACGAGGGCAAGGGCAGTGACAGAGTGAAGGCGGTTATGATCTTCAAGATCTCGCAGGTCGATTCGCCGAATGAGATCACGACGCACCTGCTGGAGGTGTTGAACGCCCGGTATAAAGGAGAAGAGTATGCAAAGAAAGCCGGAATCAGCGGAATCGGTGGCTCCAGAGAAGAAATCGCCGAAGCAAACTCGATGGGGCTGTCCAGAGCGCAGATGGTCGTTTACAAGGCCATCAAACATCACATATCGGACATTGGGATCAGCCGAGAGGAGCTGCAGGCCAAATTCCCGCACATTAGCCCGACGGAGATGAC GAGAATAATCGATGAGATGATTCAGGAGGGCCTCGTTTACACCAGCGCGGACGTCGATCACTTCCTGTGCGTTACGTAA
- the LOC120426465 gene encoding uncharacterized protein LOC120426465, whose translation MDADQFQQFMAKQNELVTKLVAGLQQRAVPASNISSVVPPPPALCLDGDMEENYEFFLTNWRNYSQAVGMDSWPANQASKKVSFLMSVIGEAALKKYYNFDLTEDQKKDVAEALKAIKQKVVRSRNLFVDRLDFFAASQVSSESIDDFAARLKSLAKPCKFALLEDEFILFKIVTSNKWGHLRTKMLSMQDLTTGKAVDICRVEEIAEQRLRHLSLESPVVSDVKKINKKTKKKLQRCKFCGDEHEFVKGACPAYGKKCKRCGGRNHFEKACKIDQPWKQKRRHRRVKEVKDDESSSEERSESSSVDSDDEESEHEVQIAKIKSKSAVESSALAVLDFRLGRKWKPVTCEIDTGADATLIGYNCLTELLETPNPTLQPTSIKLKSFGGNPIPVLGQVMLPVKRKGKRFQLVLQVVDYDHRPLLSLKASQSLGFVKFCRSVKIRRPEAATEEEKLLSVYKVKAEAIVEKHSDIFAGYGRFPGVVSLEVDESVQPSIQHPRRVPIAFTGNL comes from the exons ATGGATGCCGACCAGTTTCAACAGTTTATGGCGAAACAAAATGAGCTGGTGACGAAGCTGGTTGCTGGCCTACAACAGCGTGCTGTGCCGGCGTCGAACATCAGTTCCGTGGTTCCGCCACCACCGGCTCTCTGTCTTGACGGAGACATGGAGGAGAACTACGAGTTTTTCCTAACCAACTGGAGAAACTACTCACAAGCCGTGGGCATGGACAGTTGGCCGGCGAATCAGGCCTCAAAAAAGGTCAGTTTTCTGATGTCCGTCATCGGAGAAGCTGCGCTCAAAAAGTATTACAACTTCGACCTGACAGAGGATCAAAAGAAAGACGTCGCCGAGGCCCTGAAGGCTATCAAGCAGAAGGTCGTGCGCAGCCGTAACTTGTTCGTGGACCGATTGGATTTTTTCGCGGCGAGTCAAGTGTCCAGCGAATCCATCGATGACTTTGCAGCCCGGCTGAAAAGTTTGGCGAAACCGTGCAAATTTGCACTCTTGGAGGACGAGTTTATCTTGTTCAAAATAGTGACCAGCAACAAGTGGGGCCACCTGCGGACCAAAATGTTGAGCATGCAGGATCTCACAACGGGAAAAGCAGTGGATATCTGCCGCGTGGAAGAGATTGCAGAGCAACGTTTGCGGCACCTCTCCTTGGAGTCGCCGGTGGTCAGTGATGTGAAGAAGATTAACAAGAAGACCAAGAAGAAGCTGCAGCGGTGTAAGTTCTGTGGAGATGAGCACGAGTTTGTGAAGGGAGCGTGTCCAGCATACGGCAAGAAATGCAAGCGTTGCGGCGGCCGCAACCACTTTGAGAAGGCGTGTAAAATCGATCAACCCTGGAAGCAGAAGCGACGCCACCGTCGTGTCAAGGAGGTGAAGGACGACGAGAGCAGTTCCGAGGAACGCTCTGAATCCAGCAGTGTGgacagcgacgacgaagaaagtGAGCACGAAGTGCAGATTGCCAAAATCAAGTCCAAGTCAGCTGTGGAGAGTAGTGCTTTGGCGGTTCTGGATTTCAGGCTAGGCCGGAAGTGGAAACCAGTTACGTGCGAGATCGACACGGGTGCGGATGCCACATTGATCGGGTATAACTGTTTGACTGAGCTTCTTGAAACTCCGAACCCGACACTGCAACCAACAAGCATCAAGCTGAAGTCTTTCGGTGGCAACCCGATACCAGTGTTGGGACAGGTTATGCTACCTGTAAAACGAAAAGGCAAGCGGTTCCAGCTCGTCCTGCAAGTCGTTGACTATGACCACCGCCCGCTCTTGTCGCTTAAGGCTTCACAGTCACTGGGATTTGTGAAGTTCTGCCGATCGGTGAAGATACGCCGACCAGAAGCAGCCACAGAAGAGGAGAAGCTGCTCAGTGTCTACAAGGTGAAAGCCGAAGCAATCGTCGAGAAACACAGTGACATCTTCGCTGGCTACGGCCGGTTTCCCGGAGTGGTTTCCCTGGAAGTGGACGAAAGTGTGCAGCCATCTATTCAGCATCCTCGTCGGGTCCCAATCgcttt caccggaaatttgtag